A single Roseinatronobacter monicus DNA region contains:
- the rsgA gene encoding ribosome small subunit-dependent GTPase A: MFSLAALGWSGFFDAQLTATDADFAPMRIATVHRSRMTAVAQHGTVRLQLPAQANTADFAVGDWVLVEPETQMLVRRLERKALLRRRTEGGRMPQLIAANVDTLFITTSCNDDLNPARLERYLALANEAGTTPVIVLTKADQVAETAPYLAQVAGLQRGLDVLALNAKAPEAAQILARWCGEGQTVALVGSSGVGKSSLLNTLAGKSAEDGQMTGSIRESDAKGRHTTTSRSLHPIIGGGWVIDTPGMRTLHVSDSLAGLDHLFAEITELAPLCRFRDCTHAHEPGCAVQAAIKDGTLDPARVDRWRKLVEENRSNTPVQTGPRGNRTTVHPGKRR, encoded by the coding sequence ATGTTTTCCTTAGCCGCCCTCGGATGGTCGGGGTTCTTTGACGCGCAGTTAACCGCCACCGACGCAGATTTCGCCCCGATGCGCATCGCAACTGTCCACCGGTCCAGAATGACCGCTGTCGCGCAGCACGGCACGGTCAGGCTGCAACTGCCTGCTCAGGCGAACACAGCAGATTTTGCCGTCGGTGACTGGGTTCTGGTGGAGCCAGAGACACAAATGCTCGTCCGGCGTCTGGAACGAAAAGCCTTGCTGCGGCGGCGCACCGAAGGCGGACGGATGCCGCAACTGATCGCGGCCAATGTCGACACATTGTTCATCACAACGTCCTGCAATGACGACCTGAACCCTGCGCGGCTGGAACGGTATCTGGCGCTTGCGAATGAGGCCGGAACAACCCCTGTGATCGTTCTGACCAAGGCTGATCAGGTTGCGGAGACCGCCCCTTACCTTGCGCAGGTGGCAGGATTGCAGCGCGGGCTGGACGTTTTGGCATTGAACGCAAAAGCCCCGGAGGCGGCGCAAATTCTTGCGCGCTGGTGCGGAGAGGGACAGACTGTAGCGCTTGTCGGATCTTCAGGCGTGGGCAAGTCATCTTTGCTGAACACGCTGGCGGGCAAGTCGGCAGAAGACGGACAGATGACCGGCAGCATCCGCGAATCCGATGCCAAGGGCCGCCACACGACCACGTCACGATCATTGCACCCGATTATCGGTGGCGGCTGGGTCATCGACACGCCGGGGATGCGGACACTGCATGTCAGCGACAGTCTGGCCGGGCTGGACCACCTGTTTGCCGAAATCACCGAACTTGCGCCATTGTGCCGTTTCCGCGATTGCACCCATGCGCATGAGCCCGGATGTGCGGTTCAGGCCGCCATAAAAGACGGAACACTTGATCCGGCGCGCGTGGACCGGTGGCGCAAGCTTGTGGAAGAAAACCGCAGCAACACCCCTGTCCAGACCGGACCGCGCGGAAACAGGACAACTGTGCACCCCGGCAAACGCCGCTAA
- a CDS encoding VOC family protein, with protein MTQPLKIDYVEFYSAKFEATQEFFAKACGWDFVAYGPDYRDIQDAGIGGGIERGAHKAPLIVLRADDLQAAYDQLCRAGAEITKDIFEFPGGRRFEFREPGGSEMAVWSDT; from the coding sequence ATGACCCAGCCCTTGAAGATCGACTATGTCGAATTTTACAGCGCCAAGTTTGAGGCGACTCAAGAGTTTTTTGCCAAGGCTTGCGGATGGGATTTTGTGGCTTATGGGCCTGACTACCGCGATATTCAGGACGCGGGTATCGGTGGCGGGATCGAACGCGGCGCGCATAAGGCCCCTCTGATTGTGCTACGGGCTGATGATCTTCAGGCGGCCTATGACCAGTTGTGTCGGGCGGGGGCCGAAATCACCAAAGACATTTTCGAGTTTCCCGGCGGGCGGCGCTTTGAATTCCGCGAACCGGGCGGCAGCGAAATGGCCGTCTGGTCCGACACCTGA
- a CDS encoding sensor histidine kinase, whose translation MRRGRLISRKRFAGSLRLRLYFLIMLPLVLVALLAGAIRYWQAQDMSRTLYDDALKVVAHAVAREVIITQGDVVSDALLNSLVGVMGDPIFYNVSAADGRILAGYTDTPDDIIPHDLRGGEPYFFDFTYIGDPVRAVVLREFIADPFFDGWTTVLVWQTITQRRALSLVILQQALAILAVVLVTASVAVWFGITQGLRPLIDLKEAVALRSPSELNPIRRAVPNEVRPLVATMNSLFARLQAEMQRRNSFIANAAHQIRNPVAAIQTQAETALTARTEDQRQARLQDLYESASDLSRLSQQLLSLEVADHVSSENDGIVDFTSLVAGIARRFAPKALSEGIEIHLNAPEQAFCVAGNAILLREAIENLIDNSLRYGAVTDDEIRLILESDGHTVTLLVEDDGPGIPKEAAEQVFERFVRLPQQGGQKFQKSGCGLGLAIVRSVAARHGGTAYVRHSDTGCCFALVLPLALQPSDEVSPEHGSRSLCR comes from the coding sequence ATGAGACGCGGCAGGCTGATCAGCCGGAAACGCTTTGCCGGGTCGCTCCGGCTGCGGCTGTATTTTCTCATCATGTTGCCGCTGGTGCTCGTGGCGCTTCTGGCTGGCGCAATACGTTACTGGCAGGCACAGGACATGTCGCGTACGCTTTATGACGATGCGCTGAAAGTCGTAGCGCATGCCGTCGCGCGCGAGGTTATCATCACCCAAGGCGATGTTGTCTCGGATGCGTTGCTGAACTCGCTCGTGGGCGTCATGGGCGATCCGATCTTCTATAACGTCTCGGCAGCCGATGGGCGTATCCTGGCAGGCTATACCGACACGCCGGACGACATCATCCCCCACGATCTGCGCGGCGGGGAGCCTTACTTTTTTGATTTCACTTATATTGGCGATCCTGTCCGTGCCGTCGTATTGAGGGAATTCATTGCTGATCCGTTCTTTGATGGCTGGACAACCGTTCTGGTCTGGCAAACCATCACCCAACGCCGCGCGCTCAGCCTTGTTATATTGCAGCAGGCACTGGCTATCCTTGCTGTGGTTCTTGTAACTGCATCGGTCGCGGTCTGGTTTGGAATCACGCAAGGCCTGCGCCCACTGATCGACCTGAAAGAAGCAGTGGCCCTGCGCAGCCCGTCAGAGTTAAACCCGATCCGACGTGCTGTGCCCAACGAAGTCCGGCCCCTGGTGGCGACCATGAACTCGCTATTTGCACGGTTGCAGGCCGAGATGCAGCGCCGCAACTCCTTTATCGCCAACGCCGCGCATCAGATCCGCAATCCGGTTGCCGCGATCCAGACGCAAGCCGAAACCGCATTGACGGCCAGAACGGAAGATCAGCGACAGGCGCGGTTGCAGGATCTATATGAATCCGCAAGTGATCTGTCCCGCCTCAGTCAGCAATTGCTGAGCTTGGAGGTTGCCGATCACGTCAGCAGCGAGAATGACGGCATCGTGGATTTCACCTCACTTGTTGCCGGGATCGCACGCAGATTCGCCCCCAAGGCGTTGTCTGAAGGTATCGAAATTCACCTGAACGCACCAGAACAGGCGTTTTGCGTAGCTGGCAATGCCATCCTGCTGCGCGAAGCCATCGAAAATCTGATCGACAATTCTCTGCGGTACGGGGCTGTCACGGATGACGAAATCAGGTTGATACTGGAAAGCGACGGACACACGGTTACACTGCTGGTCGAAGATGATGGTCCTGGAATTCCAAAGGAAGCTGCCGAACAGGTTTTCGAGCGCTTCGTTAGACTGCCGCAACAAGGCGGTCAGAAGTTTCAGAAATCAGGTTGCGGTTTGGGGCTGGCAATCGTGCGCTCAGTGGCGGCCAGACATGGCGGAACGGCCTATGTCCGGCACAGTGATACCGGGTGCTGTTTCGCGCTGGTTTTGCCTCTGGCTCTGCAACCCTCGGACGAGGTCAGCCCAGAACATGGCTCTAGGTCGCTTTGCCGTTAA
- a CDS encoding response regulator transcription factor: MRIVLIEDNTILARALIQALQDAGHAVDWLDDGQDADDFLAQTGADLVILDVNLPTLGGLDILRRLRARGDSYPVLMLTAQGQVQDRVVGLDAGADDYLVKPFEIVELHARLRALARRPSEARRDTETIGAVCFDRAARSVSGHDGIIGLSRRELSLFEAFADNPGRVLSKEQLGERIYGVGADIDANAVELLVSRLRRKLDGHGLTIRTLRGLGYLVQIEDA; this comes from the coding sequence GTGCGAATTGTACTGATCGAAGACAATACGATTCTGGCACGCGCGCTTATTCAGGCGCTCCAAGACGCCGGGCACGCCGTAGACTGGCTTGACGACGGCCAAGATGCAGATGATTTTCTGGCGCAGACTGGGGCTGACCTCGTAATACTTGACGTGAACCTACCCACGCTGGGCGGGCTGGATATCCTGCGCAGGCTGCGCGCGCGCGGCGACAGCTACCCTGTGCTGATGTTGACTGCGCAAGGGCAGGTGCAGGACCGGGTCGTGGGGCTGGATGCCGGGGCAGATGATTATCTGGTGAAACCCTTCGAAATCGTCGAACTTCATGCCCGCCTGCGGGCACTGGCGCGGCGCCCGTCAGAAGCGCGACGGGACACTGAAACCATCGGCGCTGTCTGTTTCGACCGTGCTGCGCGCAGCGTATCCGGCCATGACGGCATCATCGGTCTGTCGCGCCGCGAGCTGTCGCTTTTCGAAGCTTTCGCTGACAACCCCGGTCGCGTCCTCTCCAAAGAGCAGCTTGGCGAACGGATTTACGGCGTTGGCGCCGATATAGACGCGAATGCCGTCGAGTTGCTGGTGTCACGCTTGCGGCGCAAGCTAGACGGGCACGGGCTGACGATCCGCACCCTGCGCGGGCTTGGCTATCTTGTGCAGATCGAGGACGCATGA
- a CDS encoding Bug family tripartite tricarboxylate transporter substrate binding protein has product MSIKSLTRRGALGLFAVASATFTLGAPAQAQVDFAGQTIEWIIPFGTGGGSDTWARFNAPFLSRHLPGNPTVVVVNEPGGGSTRGTNLFTQRARPDGLTILGTSGSTQFPYLLGDPRVRYEYQDWSVVMIGPTGGVAYVSPSTGVESIDDIAELQGQRLVYASQGATSLDLVPMLAFNLLGFDVNYVFGFGGRGDGRLAFERGEVNIDYQTSSAFINNVTPLVEEGTAVPLMSWGVLDEDGNPQRDPTFPDLPILEEVYEMVHGEAPSGPMYDAYKAFNTAGFAAQKMVVLPEGASDELIETYRQAWRDVFADPEYQESFEAALGSYEQVTDAGADALFRAGTTIDPEVRAMVVDMLTTEYNVRLGD; this is encoded by the coding sequence ATGTCAATCAAATCACTCACCCGGCGCGGCGCGCTCGGGCTTTTTGCTGTGGCTTCGGCGACATTCACGCTGGGGGCTCCGGCACAGGCTCAGGTGGATTTCGCGGGACAGACAATCGAGTGGATCATTCCTTTCGGAACAGGTGGCGGCTCTGATACCTGGGCGCGTTTTAACGCCCCGTTCCTGTCACGGCATCTGCCGGGCAACCCCACAGTTGTCGTGGTCAATGAACCCGGTGGCGGCTCCACGCGCGGCACCAATCTCTTTACGCAGCGTGCGCGTCCTGACGGGCTGACGATCCTCGGAACATCTGGGTCAACGCAGTTCCCTTATCTTCTGGGCGATCCGCGCGTGCGCTATGAATATCAGGACTGGTCAGTCGTCATGATCGGCCCCACAGGTGGTGTGGCCTATGTCTCGCCTTCGACCGGGGTTGAGAGCATTGACGATATCGCCGAGCTGCAGGGTCAGCGACTGGTCTATGCAAGCCAAGGAGCGACATCGCTCGATCTGGTGCCCATGCTGGCTTTCAATTTGCTGGGCTTCGATGTGAACTATGTGTTCGGTTTCGGTGGGCGCGGTGACGGTCGGTTGGCCTTTGAGCGCGGCGAAGTCAATATAGACTACCAGACATCTTCGGCCTTCATTAACAACGTGACCCCGTTGGTCGAAGAGGGCACCGCTGTGCCGCTGATGTCCTGGGGCGTATTGGACGAAGACGGCAATCCGCAGCGTGACCCAACCTTCCCCGATCTGCCGATCCTGGAGGAAGTGTACGAGATGGTACATGGCGAGGCACCTTCCGGGCCGATGTATGACGCCTATAAGGCCTTTAACACGGCTGGTTTTGCTGCGCAGAAAATGGTCGTTCTGCCTGAAGGCGCATCCGATGAGCTGATCGAGACCTATCGTCAGGCATGGCGCGATGTCTTCGCCGACCCTGAGTATCAGGAAAGCTTCGAAGCTGCCCTCGGCAGCTATGAGCAAGTGACAGATGCCGGTGCCGATGCCTTGTTCCGGGCAGGTACCACCATCGACCCCGAAGTGCGCGCAATGGTGGTCGATATGCTGACGACCGAGTATAACGTCCGACTGGGCGACTGA
- a CDS encoding tripartite tricarboxylate transporter permease translates to MIDVFLSALANILTLQHIGYMMIGVIVGLMIGVFPGLGGIAGLSLMIPFLYGMDTTMALAMLIGLVAVIPTSDTFASVLMGIPGSSASQATVLDGFPMAKRGEAARALSAAFFASLVGGLIGAVVLTGFVLVARPVILAFSSAELFMLSVFGLSMVGVLAGKSLVKGVAACALGLIIGSVGGAPATGEFRMVFGIDYLYDGIPLIIIGLGLFAVPEIVDLLRRDRSISEHTTLGAGWFEGIRDVVRNWWLTLRCSGIGALIGAIPGLGGTVVDWIAYGHAVQSVKKDPKFGEGDVRGVIAPESANNAKEGGGLLPTLLFGIPGGGAMAVFLGGMVLLGIQPGPSMVGSNLDLTYTIVWSLALANVLGAGLCILLAIPISKLTLIPFKLLAPFMIAVICFAAFQATRTLDDLIVLLATGVLGVYMRRFGWPRPALLIGFVLATQAETYLYQAVQFYGWEFLTRTGVMIIMGITAGSIWLGLRARVSEATPAEILAVEARDSGTGPAANIRARAAQIIFALVALGFFAVGIHDALQQSFLGQVFPLIMASAGAGFTLLVLAFLVFGKPNHAVSSDTEHEAQGQDTPLRSTLGALLWIALLVGLTAVAGFIVALVSFFIAFLRLRARASWLMTAILTAGCTGFVLTLASALNMRFPGGLLQDLYRLPWPFS, encoded by the coding sequence ATGATCGATGTCTTTCTTTCCGCCCTCGCCAACATCCTGACGCTTCAGCATATAGGATATATGATGATTGGCGTGATTGTCGGTCTGATGATCGGTGTCTTTCCGGGGCTTGGGGGAATTGCCGGGCTCTCGCTGATGATCCCGTTCCTGTACGGCATGGACACGACTATGGCGCTGGCCATGCTGATCGGACTGGTTGCGGTGATCCCGACCTCGGACACATTCGCATCTGTGCTGATGGGGATACCCGGCTCATCCGCGTCACAAGCCACTGTGCTAGATGGTTTCCCGATGGCCAAACGAGGCGAGGCGGCGCGCGCATTGTCAGCGGCCTTCTTCGCCTCACTGGTGGGCGGGTTGATCGGTGCTGTGGTGTTGACGGGTTTCGTGCTGGTGGCGCGACCTGTGATTCTTGCCTTCAGTTCGGCGGAATTGTTCATGTTGTCGGTCTTCGGCTTGTCCATGGTCGGCGTGCTTGCCGGTAAATCGCTGGTAAAAGGTGTGGCCGCCTGTGCGCTGGGGCTGATCATCGGATCGGTCGGCGGGGCACCGGCCACGGGCGAGTTCCGCATGGTCTTCGGGATCGACTATCTTTATGACGGCATCCCGCTGATAATCATCGGCCTTGGCCTGTTCGCGGTGCCCGAAATCGTGGACCTGCTGCGCCGTGACCGTTCGATCTCGGAGCACACAACACTTGGCGCGGGCTGGTTCGAGGGCATTCGCGATGTGGTCCGCAACTGGTGGCTGACGTTGCGCTGTTCCGGCATTGGCGCGCTGATCGGGGCGATTCCGGGTCTGGGTGGCACTGTGGTGGACTGGATCGCCTATGGTCATGCCGTCCAGTCGGTCAAGAAAGACCCCAAATTCGGCGAAGGCGATGTGCGCGGCGTGATCGCGCCGGAATCCGCGAATAACGCGAAAGAGGGCGGTGGGCTGCTGCCCACGCTGCTGTTCGGTATTCCCGGCGGCGGCGCGATGGCGGTTTTTCTGGGCGGGATGGTGCTTCTGGGCATCCAGCCGGGGCCATCGATGGTGGGCAGCAATCTGGATCTGACCTATACCATCGTCTGGTCGTTGGCGCTGGCCAATGTGCTGGGCGCGGGGCTGTGCATCCTGCTTGCGATCCCGATTTCCAAGCTGACGCTGATCCCGTTCAAGCTGCTTGCGCCCTTCATGATCGCTGTCATCTGCTTTGCCGCCTTTCAGGCGACGCGTACGCTTGATGATCTGATCGTACTGCTGGCAACAGGTGTACTGGGCGTCTATATGCGCCGCTTCGGCTGGCCGCGCCCGGCACTTCTGATCGGCTTCGTGCTGGCCACGCAGGCAGAAACCTATCTCTATCAGGCCGTGCAGTTCTATGGCTGGGAATTCCTGACCCGCACTGGCGTGATGATCATCATGGGCATTACCGCAGGCTCGATCTGGCTGGGGTTGCGGGCGCGCGTGTCTGAAGCCACGCCAGCCGAGATTCTGGCAGTCGAGGCCCGCGACAGCGGCACTGGGCCTGCTGCGAATATCCGTGCGCGCGCTGCACAGATCATCTTTGCGCTTGTGGCACTGGGCTTCTTCGCTGTCGGCATTCATGACGCGCTTCAGCAAAGCTTCCTTGGTCAGGTCTTTCCGCTGATCATGGCCAGTGCCGGGGCGGGCTTCACATTGCTGGTGCTGGCATTTCTGGTGTTTGGCAAACCCAATCATGCTGTTTCCAGCGACACAGAACATGAAGCGCAGGGTCAAGATACGCCCTTGCGCTCCACACTCGGCGCGCTTTTGTGGATCGCGCTTCTTGTGGGTTTGACTGCAGTGGCGGGTTTCATCGTCGCGCTGGTCAGCTTCTTCATCGCCTTCCTGCGCCTTCGCGCGCGGGCAAGCTGGTTGATGACCGCCATCCTGACAGCGGGATGCACGGGCTTCGTGCTGACGCTCGCATCGGCGCTGAACATGCGCTTCCCCGGCGGGCTGTTGCAAGACCTCTATCGCCTGCCCTGGCCCTTTAGCTGA
- a CDS encoding 4-oxalomesaconate tautomerase yields MQTEIPFLFMRGGTSRGPYFNAADLPANRERLAAVLRAVLGSGHPLNIDGIGGSATVTTKVAILSRSEVEGVDVDYFFAQVDPIKPEVDFRPTCGNILSGVGPAAIEMGLVPVNGPQTRLRIRAVNTGALVDAVVQTPEGCVSYDGAYRLDGVPGSSAPVTLSFMGTVGTICGAMLPTGHARDMIEGVEVTLIDVAMPMVIARAADLGLRGDETREEIDENTALLERVEAIRCKAGPMMGLGADVSGSVTPKVGLISAPVAGGSLRARYLTPWACHPTMAVTGGQCLAACAVLPGSVADGLAVVPVKGPAAMQIEHPSGALDVLLDFAVTGDSVDIHAAGLTRTARLLARGGVMVPRGVWAR; encoded by the coding sequence ATGCAAACTGAAATACCCTTCCTGTTCATGCGGGGCGGCACGTCGCGCGGCCCATACTTCAATGCTGCAGACCTGCCAGCGAATCGTGAGCGACTGGCCGCTGTCCTGCGCGCTGTCCTTGGCTCGGGCCATCCGCTGAATATTGACGGGATCGGGGGTTCGGCAACGGTGACAACCAAGGTCGCGATCCTGTCGCGATCTGAGGTCGAAGGGGTGGATGTCGATTACTTCTTCGCGCAGGTCGACCCGATCAAGCCAGAGGTAGATTTCCGCCCGACTTGCGGCAATATCTTGTCCGGTGTTGGTCCTGCTGCCATCGAGATGGGGCTGGTGCCAGTTAACGGGCCGCAGACGCGGTTGCGCATCCGAGCGGTCAATACCGGCGCGCTGGTCGATGCGGTGGTGCAGACGCCTGAAGGATGTGTCAGCTATGACGGGGCGTATCGCCTTGACGGGGTTCCGGGCAGTTCGGCACCGGTGACACTCAGCTTCATGGGCACGGTGGGGACAATCTGCGGCGCGATGCTACCAACGGGCCACGCCCGCGATATGATCGAAGGGGTCGAGGTCACACTGATCGATGTGGCCATGCCGATGGTGATTGCGCGTGCCGCCGATCTGGGCTTGCGCGGGGATGAAACGCGCGAAGAGATTGACGAGAACACCGCGCTTCTGGAACGGGTCGAGGCTATTCGGTGCAAGGCTGGGCCGATGATGGGTCTGGGCGCGGATGTCTCGGGTTCTGTTACGCCCAAGGTCGGGCTGATTTCGGCCCCTGTCGCAGGTGGCTCGCTGCGCGCGCGCTACTTGACGCCCTGGGCCTGCCATCCCACGATGGCCGTGACAGGGGGCCAATGTCTGGCGGCCTGCGCCGTGTTGCCAGGGTCGGTGGCGGACGGGCTGGCTGTTGTGCCCGTCAAAGGGCCAGCCGCGATGCAGATCGAGCACCCGTCTGGTGCGCTGGATGTGTTGCTGGATTTCGCTGTGACTGGCGACAGCGTGGATATCCACGCAGCGGGCCTGACGCGCACCGCAAGGTTGCTGGCGCGCGGGGGGGTGATGGTGCCGCGTGGGGTGTGGGCGCGCTAA
- the tcuB gene encoding tricarballylate utilization 4Fe-4S protein TcuB: protein MLDNSLSDEAARQFQICNSCRYCEGYCDVFPQLFSLPEMSAAQATHLANLCHNCRGCYYACQYAPPHEFDLNLPAVLAELRQDTWERHARPQALARVFHAHGVAVAAALIVGFALLFFAMAALRPEAGEGFYAYLSHNAMVLIFAPAFVLPLLGLALSLRSYWREIGGGWVTWADLKRMSGSVARMKNLSGGAGQGCNFEQGARYSNARRHAHQATLWGFLMCFAATSVATLMHYGLGWEAPYPFWSPPKLLGVPGGILLCLGTGALAWLKLRADKGLGAAKVWGGEMAFVLLLFTVSATGLALYAVTGTGAVPALLAIHLGAVLAFFVLTPYTKMVHGFYRMAALMKRSN from the coding sequence ATGTTGGATAACTCTCTCTCGGATGAAGCTGCGCGCCAGTTCCAGATCTGCAATTCCTGCCGCTATTGCGAAGGCTATTGCGATGTGTTCCCGCAACTCTTTTCATTGCCTGAGATGAGTGCCGCGCAGGCTACCCATCTGGCCAATCTGTGCCATAACTGCCGGGGCTGCTACTATGCCTGCCAATATGCCCCGCCGCATGAGTTCGATCTGAACCTGCCCGCTGTGCTGGCAGAGTTGCGGCAGGACACATGGGAACGCCACGCGCGCCCGCAGGCGCTTGCGCGGGTCTTTCATGCGCATGGCGTGGCTGTTGCTGCCGCGCTGATCGTCGGTTTCGCGCTTCTGTTCTTTGCAATGGCAGCACTGCGACCGGAAGCGGGCGAAGGCTTTTATGCCTATCTGAGCCATAACGCGATGGTGTTGATCTTCGCACCAGCCTTCGTGCTGCCCTTGCTTGGACTGGCACTCTCGCTGCGCAGCTACTGGCGCGAGATTGGCGGCGGCTGGGTCACATGGGCGGACCTCAAGCGCATGAGCGGATCGGTCGCGCGGATGAAGAACCTGTCCGGCGGCGCCGGTCAGGGCTGCAATTTCGAGCAAGGCGCGCGCTATTCTAATGCCCGCCGCCACGCGCATCAGGCAACGCTCTGGGGCTTTCTGATGTGCTTTGCCGCGACATCGGTCGCGACATTGATGCATTACGGGTTGGGTTGGGAAGCGCCCTACCCGTTCTGGTCACCGCCGAAACTGCTGGGGGTTCCGGGGGGTATATTGCTATGTCTTGGCACAGGCGCACTGGCCTGGCTGAAACTGCGCGCCGACAAGGGCTTGGGCGCAGCAAAGGTCTGGGGCGGCGAGATGGCCTTCGTGCTTTTGCTGTTCACCGTCTCGGCCACGGGCCTGGCGCTCTATGCTGTAACCGGAACAGGGGCCGTGCCCGCGCTTCTGGCGATCCATCTGGGCGCTGTGCTCGCGTTTTTCGTGCTGACACCCTACACCAAGATGGTGCACGGGTTTTACCGGATGGCGGCATTGATGAAGCGCAGCAACTAA
- the tcuA gene encoding FAD-dependent tricarballylate dehydrogenase TcuA, producing the protein MTEATMSQYDVVIIGGGNAALCAAIEAAEAGADVIILEAAPEHMRGGNSRHTRNFRCMHQGPLSVLTDTYDEAEYYDDLLRVTKGQTDPDLARLAIRESETCLPWMERHGVIFQGSLSGTLSLDRTNAFFLGGGKALVNAYYACAEDLGVTIRYNAEVRQVDIGEGRFTAAILADGTRIEGRAVVLASGGFQADLDWLTRAWGPEAANFLIRGTPYNRGVVLRDVLDQGAVSVGDPTQCHCVAIDGRAPKFDGGIVTRLDCVPYALVVNRDAARFYDEGEDVWPKRYAIWGRLVAAQPDQIAYAITDQKAQGLFMPPVFAPVKADTIEGLAQLLGLSGDALRQTVAEYNAACRDGSFTPGVLDGLATDGLEPPKTNWARPLDTPPYYGYMLRPGVTFTYLGLKVTERAQVQGAHGLLPNVWAAGEIMAGSILGQGYLAGFGMTIGTVFGRIAGQEAAAYVG; encoded by the coding sequence ATGACGGAGGCAACGATGTCGCAATATGATGTGGTGATCATCGGCGGTGGCAATGCGGCGCTTTGCGCTGCGATAGAGGCAGCCGAAGCAGGCGCGGATGTGATCATCCTCGAAGCAGCGCCCGAGCATATGCGCGGCGGCAATTCGCGCCATACGCGGAATTTCCGCTGTATGCATCAGGGGCCGCTGTCTGTCCTGACAGACACTTACGATGAGGCCGAATATTACGACGACCTGCTGCGCGTGACCAAGGGTCAGACAGACCCGGACCTTGCCCGTCTGGCCATTCGCGAAAGTGAAACCTGCCTGCCTTGGATGGAGCGGCATGGCGTGATCTTTCAGGGCTCACTGTCCGGCACCCTGTCGCTGGACCGCACCAATGCGTTTTTCCTTGGCGGCGGTAAGGCATTGGTAAATGCATATTATGCCTGCGCCGAGGACTTGGGCGTCACCATCCGCTACAATGCTGAAGTTCGTCAGGTTGATATCGGCGAGGGTCGCTTTACGGCGGCCATCCTCGCTGATGGCACCCGCATCGAGGGGCGGGCCGTGGTTCTGGCCTCTGGCGGGTTTCAGGCCGATCTGGACTGGCTGACCCGCGCTTGGGGGCCAGAAGCCGCGAATTTCCTGATCCGCGGCACGCCCTATAATCGCGGTGTGGTGTTGCGCGATGTGCTCGATCAGGGCGCGGTGTCGGTGGGTGATCCTACGCAATGCCATTGTGTCGCCATTGACGGGCGCGCGCCGAAATTCGACGGCGGCATCGTGACACGGCTGGATTGTGTGCCCTATGCGCTGGTGGTCAACCGCGACGCTGCCCGCTTCTATGACGAAGGCGAGGATGTCTGGCCCAAACGCTATGCGATCTGGGGGCGACTGGTGGCAGCGCAGCCCGATCAGATCGCCTATGCCATCACCGACCAAAAAGCGCAGGGGTTGTTCATGCCGCCGGTTTTTGCCCCGGTGAAGGCTGACACGATCGAAGGTTTGGCGCAACTTCTCGGGCTTTCGGGGGATGCGTTACGCCAGACGGTTGCAGAGTATAACGCCGCCTGCCGCGACGGCAGCTTCACACCGGGCGTGCTGGACGGGTTGGCCACTGACGGGCTGGAGCCGCCCAAGACCAACTGGGCGCGTCCGCTCGATACGCCGCCCTATTACGGCTACATGCTGCGCCCCGGTGTGACCTTCACCTATCTGGGGCTGAAAGTGACGGAACGCGCACAGGTGCAGGGCGCGCATGGTCTGCTGCCGAATGTCTGGGCGGCGGGCGAGATCATGGCAGGCTCGATCCTCGGTCAGGGCTATCTGGCAGGTTTCGGGATGACCATTGGCACAGTATTCGGACGTATCGCAGGACAGGAGGCCGCCGCCTATGTTGGATAA